In Aedes albopictus strain Foshan chromosome 3, AalbF5, whole genome shotgun sequence, the genomic window AATCGAAAATTCTATTAGAAAGAGAAGTCATAAAGAAGTATTCCAAGCTAGTTACTTACTTTTTATTCCAACCGGCGTAATGGATGAAATATCGCACTTGTTTGTCCTTCATGACCATACTCTTCAGCATTTTGGCCTCGTAGATAAGCGGCCCGTGGAAGCACAACACCTTCTCACCTGCAACAAAATCCAATGTTATTTTAGTCTCAGAATTACACTTTCAAATCGATGGCACTCTCTTACCTTCCGTGAATTTCAGCTTNNNNNNNNNNNNNNNNNNNNNNNNNNNNNNNNNNNNNNNNNNNNNNNNNNNNNNNNNNNNNNNNNNNNNNNNNNNNNNNNNNNNNNNNNNNNNNNNNNNNNNNNNNNNNNNNNNNNNNNNNNNNNNNNNNNNNNNNNNNNNNNNNNNNNNNNNNNNNNNNNNNNNNNNNNNNNNNNNNNNNNNNNNNNNNNNNNNNNNNNNNNNNNNNNNNNNNNNNNNNNNNNNNNNNNNNNNNNNNNNNNNNNNNNNNNNNNNNNNNNNNNNNNNNNNNNNNNNNNNNNNNNNNNNNNNNNNNNNNNNNNNNNNNNNNNNNNNNNNNNNNNNNNNNNNNNNNNNNNNNNNNNNNNNNNNNNNNNNNNNNNNNNNNNNNNNNNNNNNNNNNNNNNNNNNNNNNNNNNNNNNNNNNNNNNNNNNNNNNNNNNNNNNNNNNNNNNNNNNNNNNNNNNNNNNNNNNNNNNNNNNNNNNNNNNNNNNNNNNNNNNNNNNNNNNNNNNNNNNNNCGGGGGCATTCTTGCAACACAATCGTACTGTTATTCCgatgaaatttcactgaaatcggttcaaaattcacaattttcGATACCAATTTATTTTGGTAAATCGCCTGTGTTTTGTTTTGATCCGACTGAAGCGCTTTCGAGCGCTTCTTTCTCTCACATGACGCGAGAGCGCACAGCTCTACGTGTCGCACCTTGAAAGCTTTTTCTCGAATCACCCCTCGCctcagtttgtttttgttttcctctCGCTGCCAGCTGTGCAGATTTTGCCGGCCGGTGTCCCTGTCCGCTCGGAAGTGATTCGCGTTCGTCGTACGTATTCCGTTGGATTCTCCTCGCAGAAATGTCCTCCGCGAGTGCAGCAGCCAAACTGGTCCAGTATGTGGTGGTAAACGGCGAAATTGCCAAGAGCTGGCCCAAGGGAGCGGTGATAGCGCAGTGTTGTCACGCGGTTTCCGCCGTGTCGCACCTCTATTCGAGCGATCCGGACACGGTCGAGTATTTCAAGGATCTGGACAACATGCACAAGGTGGTGCTGGAGGTAAGTACATGTAGATAGGTACCAGGTACTTACTAAAGTATTAGGTACCCTCTAGTCGGCAGGTATAAACCAATATTTAATAGGTATTTAATTGTAACAAAAACAGGTATATAACTTGCAAATTTGTATAGTGATTCCCAAGCTATTTTTTATTACCTACCAGAAAAGCGAGCAGTAGACAGGACATTTGAattttttgccaatattgagttaataccggggatcatctcccaatcatcagtactttcatccacccaaatgaactttttaagtttgttctgcaaaatgtgaaacaaataccaagtcgttttgtctcattggctaaaatttatgaatgtaaccgcataacagtcacactggaaatacacactggtGTCAAAACGTAAAatcaatcatattttggtctaattattttttcaactattcgtccagcatacaagcagagctgtagaaaattttattgcaaaaggatgaattttgaattattgacaaattttgaaatttcgtatCGTCTCCATACTAGCTTATGTTGCAAACTTTTTAAACTCCATTTTggacaatgcctacttttgtcgaatgtgactgttatgcagttatgggcagcggAGGCATTGCAAAATAATTTATCTTATTTCTatgatttgtattttgtatttgtatttattagaTTAGACGTAAGCCTGGCAGATGATTCCATAAGTCAGTTAGGAAAAGGCAAACGTATAGATCAAACAGTTTGAAAAAACAGTTACTAGGAAATTGATAATGTAGTTAACAAATAATAAgtaggatctgggaccatttgggcctattttgggcacttgctgctataactcagttaatttcgaaccgattggctttaatttttgaacatggctagatgctgtatagggtcttgtaccatttgggcaggtgtacctattttggtcaatttcaaaccgattgatttgattttttgtacagagttagatactgtacgtgcctaactctatacaaaatttcaaatcaatcggtctgaaattgacttagttatagcggcaagtgcccaaaataggtacacctgcccaaatggtacaagaccct contains:
- the LOC115266062 gene encoding putative peptidyl-tRNA hydrolase PTRHD1, whose protein sequence is MSSASAAAKLVQYVVVNGEIAKSWPKGAVIAQCCHAVSAVSHLYSSDPDTVEYFKDLDNMHKVVLEAPDVGKLNSLGEVLQQNDIKHKVWIEQPENIPTCIALKPYRKEDVHKYVKQFKLLS